The genomic interval CATGGAAGCGCTTGATCAATTGATCAAGCAAGGAAAAATCAGAGCAGCTGGTGTGAGTAATTATAGCCTTGATCAGCTAAAAGAAGCACAAAAAACAATTAGCCTTGCTTCAAACCAGGTTGCTTACAGTATGCTGAACAGGGAAATCGAAAAAGAAATTGTTCCTTATACCCTGGAAAACAATATGGGTATCATTGTGTACAGCCCGCTTGAAAGAGGATTATTAACGGGTAAATATTTCAAAGATGCCAGGCTTAAATCCAATGATCACCGTAATGGTTATTTTGGTCAGTTTGATCCTGAAAAAGTAAAAGCACTTTTGCAGACGATTGAGCCAATTGCAGCAAGCAAAAATGCAACAGTTGCACAAGTCGTGTTAAGATGGACTACTTTGCAACCAGGGGTGAGCATTGTACTTGCGGGTTCAAGAAATGCTGCACAAGCAATTGACAACGCAAAAACAATGGATATGAGTTTAAGTACTGATGAATTAAACAGCCTGAATAAAGCAATTGCATTAGCCGGATAATACAAAACCCCTTCTTCAGAAGCCGGTTCGAATGTTTATAAAAAGACATAGACCGGC from Pedobacter sp. WC2423 carries:
- a CDS encoding aldo/keto reductase; this translates as MEYRKLGNTELNLSAITHGAFAIGGTMWGGNEKQDSIDAIHASLDHGVTSIDTAPFYGFGLSEELIGEAIKGRDRSKIQLLNKFGLVWDGSNNGKGEFFFDAGAAGKSIPVYKYAAKSNLIKEVEEGLKRLGTDYIDLLQLHWPDATTAIDETMEALDQLIKQGKIRAAGVSNYSLDQLKEAQKTISLASNQVAYSMLNREIEKEIVPYTLENNMGIIVYSPLERGLLTGKYFKDARLKSNDHRNGYFGQFDPEKVKALLQTIEPIAASKNATVAQVVLRWTTLQPGVSIVLAGSRNAAQAIDNAKTMDMSLSTDELNSLNKAIALAG